gatttttttcaaaactcgttgaagcatggattttttctccccgaaaaagacccttttttcgctattatgagcaagggagGGGGGCGGGGGGAgaattttttgcctccgacattttttttaatggtacccaacaatatttcatcaaaatttcagaaatccgaggaaaggggcatttcacctgaagagtgatattccaaaactcgctttgtccatttttaccaaagttgggttttcagtggtacctggtagatgaagtattaactcacattcctacatcatcaacctaccaaaatgaggtgttaaactcacctaaatagccaattcactaaaaattttaaaaaaaataatgttccaaaatgcgctttgtccatttttattgaaatttttttcagcagtatttagtggatgaaatgtatacctacactactacatcataaatccacccaaataaagtgctaaactcgcctaaaaagccaatttacccatttaaagggaaactgtttttcctctctcctgaaaagttgtgaaaatggacaaagcgagttttggaatatcactcttcacctattttacccaggaataccctttcagctatcttgatgtaagcacaaatacttctgcgcatgtagttttacgatcacgcggtgtaaatgaattttcaaatacacaattctgaggtaaaatttcacgctgaacaactagGTTCTCTTCGATtcccgccatttgtccatatttttggagaaaaacgcaaaaaacgtggttttttgagagttttttgagcttttgagcttgacccaccactccaaatggccgggtgatgacttctatagaaagtagacctaaagatacatatttgacgaaaaaatcgttttggtatgttttttcgttccggagtaatgtcgatttaaagttttcttttgtccccccttctccccccatgcgatgaaaaattctgaaaaaattcagggaggtacgcccatgtatcctctaactatattcgtttacagaatcaatttatcttaattacgcgctgatacagaatttttcccttgaaaaacgcgttttttggcccccctggctgaggggggtggggtggggagctggctatgggcccaaaattattttttgggggtactaaacataccctgggagtttcatcgaaatctgaggttaagggcattttgcctatcttatccggcgGTACCCTTTAGTTCTTAAAATGCAAGGATGTTTAAGCGCTTACTTTTGGATTGTCAGTTGATTTTCATTTGTTTCGACGCATAATGCTTCTGTGGTTAGAATGTCTCTCATGATTTACTTTgcgtttttatgtttttattccAGATAACTATGAATGTGAAGCTATAATCAATTAAAACCATCCACTTGCCTCAATTTTGATGTAGTAACTAGTAACTTGGGaaaattgatattaaaaaaCCAACTAAATGAAATTTGATACTTATATACCGGATTGATCGATTACGTGATCGCAGAGGAtcgcaaaaaaatgtatttcaacagCCAGTCACCAAGCGAgtgcttttcgatttttttgataattttgctgGGCTTACAACCAGAAGGTGTGACACTGTTATCCAGTCAGGTTAAAGTATTCTCTGACAACAGtactctaaaatttaataagttgGCCGTAGCTGATGAATCAGTGAGATCGATTTTTGTCGGTGCAGTTAACCGTTTGTATCAATTGTCATTTGATCTTGAATTGTTGGCAAATATTACAACTGGACCATTTTCTACAAATTCTTCATTTACAAAACCTGGCTATAATGAGAATGTGAACCCCAAATCAATGGataatcataacaaaattttgcTGGTATACGGAGGTTTTTCTAATAAACGTTTGATAACTTGTGGAACCCTTCAGTTTTGCAGTATATATTATTTGGATAAACCGATTTCAGAATCAAACGCTATAAAAGTATTTGAACCCGTTGTGACAAACGCTCATACTGCATCAACTGTAGCTACTATTAAGACTTTTTGGGACACTAGAGATTATAATGCTGAAATATACACTCTATGGACAGCGCAATCGCGCAGTAACTTGACTCAGCCATTCGAAGTGCCTGCTCTTGCTGTGAGAAATTTACCTTCTTTCAAATTGAGTAACAATTCCAGCAAGATTTTATTCAATAGCGAATATCGCGATAAATATATTATAAATTACATTTATGAATTTCATATTGATATGCGTATGTTCTATGACAAGACCTTCATTTTAACAACTCAGCAAAGTTCTGCAACAGAAACATCTccatatatttcaaaaataattaggATTTGTAATGAAGGTGATGGGAAAGATCTTGTTAGCGGGTATGCTGAGATTCCAATTGAGTGCATTGTAGAAGGAGAACGTCCCTATAATTTGGTTCAAGCAGCATATTTTCTATGTACCAATGCGGGAGAAAATTTACTGTTTGCAATATTCTCTCAGAGTGAAAATATGAACTCACAGAAACCAAATAACCGTAGTGCCCTATGCATGTATTCACTGGAAGATATTGacagaaaatttgatgaaaatataaaaaactgtTTCGATGGAAATGGAAATCCAGGGCTGGAATTTATATCACCTGGAAGACAATGTATAAAAGATAGTAATGATAAGGATTCCTGTCCATCAGGCATAAACATGCCCATTGGTGGGAGTATTCCAATAAAAATGCCTTCTTTGCTAACATTTGATGCACATCTGACAGCAATTGCAGCAAGACGTTTGGTACAGGCTCTCCACATTGATGTGTTTGTTGGTACAAGTACCgggcacttgaaaaaaatcattgtggCGGATAGTACAAGTTCATGCGAGTATGATGATGTAACAATAGATGAGCAGTCCTCAGTAAATGCTGATCTCTTATTTTCATCATATACACTTGAGGACTTAATAGTAATGACTGAACATAAGCTCACCAAAGTTCATTTAGAAGAAGTGCAATTTAATTGTTCTATGTTCAGGACTTATGATGACTGTGTACAATCCAACACAATATGCAATTACTGGTGCTCACATACTGATGAATGTACTTTTACAAAATGTGGTTGTGATATCAGAATACATTATTGGAAGTTGAAATATGATACCATAAAATCAAACAATTATGCAATTATTCAGCCAGGTGATTTAGAGTACCTCCGACATGACATTTCCACAACTGTGAAATTGAGCACCAGTGCGTTTTTCGAtcaaatattattgaaatttaaagaatttatttatTGCATGATTgctggtgaaaatttcaacattacttTTATTGCAAGTGTTGGTGAACGAATGGCGGAGTATGTAATTGGCTGTAGTTTTCCAAATTCTTCACTTGCGGTACCTTCTGACAGTCGTTTCAGCTTAACATTGTCAATTATAAGTACtaataaaaatattccatttgTTTGGAGCACTAACATTTCATTTCATGATTGCAGCGCGCACACTTCTTGCTTTGAGTGTACGGATTCTATGTCTCCATGTTACTGGAGAACAGACAAACGGAAGTGCATGTTCAAGCACACtgtaaaaaaacatcaaaaaactgTTAATCATTCTAATACGCTCACCAAATCATGTATAGATGCTGCAATTCCCACCATTTCTTCTTTTAAGCCAACAAAAATATCGTTTAAAGGAGGCACTGTGATCACCATTCGAGGTGAAAACTTGGGTTATTCATTTAAAGACATAATGAATCCAATTAACATATCTGGGGTACCATGCATACCAATTGATGAACAGTTTGAACCCATGAATAAAGTTGTATGCTTCATTAAAAAATCCATTCCTCTGATAATTAAAGAAGAACATTATGGTACACGCAAAATTGAAACCAATTATTCAGTTGGAGAAGGACCAGTAGAAATGATGGTCAATTATGTGTTGGCAagttccagaaaaaattttacttttgcgGTTCCTAAAATTCATTCAATGTTTCCCCTTTCGGGGTCTGTTTCTGGTGGTACCAAACTAACTATTGTAGGTGAAGATTTGGATGCAGGAAGATTGATTTCTGTTCATATTGGTAAAATACAGTGTTTTATATTTTCACTTGAAACTGCTAAAATAGAATGTATCACTTCTCCATGCTATATGTGTAATAAGTTACTGCAATATGATGTTAGCATTACCGTTGACCGTGTCTTCAGAGAAAGTAAACCTTCATTCCAGTACATTAATGATTATGACCACGATGTTGATGGTTTGAACTTGAAACCAAAAAGTATCCCTGCTGGAGGCATTGCTATCAAAACTGGATTTAAAGATTTTTCAGATACTAGGAAGAAGTACTTCATTCAATGTGAAAAAACTTCTTTTAATGGTTCATGTGAAATACTACCAGTGTCTGCAGACATTGTCTGTAAGTCACCTTACATTCCAGGTATCAAAAGTGATTTGATAAATCCCAATTATCCCTTGTCATTGAATTGCTCAGTTATTTGGACAGACAGTAGCGATTTATCCAAAAGTATTGTAAGTGGCAACGTTCTTGTGTCTTTAAATCCTAATCCAGAGTTTCATAACTTTTCTACCAGATTTGAGGAGTTCACTGGAACTGAGTTCATTATTATCAAAGGGAATAATGTAAACAAATCTTGCCAAGTAATGGATGTACATGTAAAGGTTGGAAACTATAGCTGCAGTATAATTTCATTGTCTCTGAATgaaataatttgtattttgagtaGGCCCAATTTAACCTCATTAATATTTGAAGATAACTTGAATCAAGTACGTGAAGAGtcagaaaacattcaatttGTAAATTGGTCAGATAATTTGGATCATGCACGcgatgagtttgaaaaaattgcatttataacTGTGTCAATTggtgaacattttgaaaatattgtttttaaagCAAATACATCTACAAACAATAAAGGAGATACATCTGCTAATAATTCATCAGTCAAACTTATAATTTATATTGTAGTTACAGTATCAATATTTCTTATCTTCACATTCATCATAGTGGGCAAGgtatacttgaaaaattcacaaacaatGAAGCAAATGCAACGAAGAATGAATAAAATGGGCATGGATGCAATCTCCATGAGACAAGGCATAAAGCAAGTGATTATAGAAAACCAAATACAACTGGATGGGCATCTGGCAGATATGCTGGTATGCAATTAAACTACATAAAACTATGAACACTTATGTCCTGGTAGTGAGATCTTAAGGCAGTTTTCATAACTtatagttattattttttttttgtagaatttaccTAATGTCATGATCGAAGCTAATGCGTCGTATGAAGGTCCCACTACTGAATTGGCAACATCTGTTGAATATGTTTTGCCACTGGATGAGAAGTGGGAATTTCTGAGAGGTAACTTGACTCTAGGAAAGGACCTGGGGGAAGGAgaatttggaaaagttgttCAAGGGGAAGCTGTTGGTATCTTGGAAGAGAATGTTACTACCACTGTGGCagttaaaatgttgaaaggttacctattttttttatttcatttcaatatcaaATGGCACCTGCAGCTTGCTCAGTTGGCTGTTGCCagttttgcatcattttttatgattcaattttcagattccCATTCCGATTCAGATATGGTTGATTTAGTGAAAGAGATGGAAATATTAAAGTTAATTGGAGCCCATGAAAATGTTCTTAGACTTCTTGGTTGTAGCACACAGAATGGACCATTGTTGATCATCACTGAATTTGCTCAATACGGCAATTTGTTGGACTTTCTGAGGAAGCGTCATCATTTCGTTTATCAAAATGCATCAGAAGTATTGGCTGAACAAATTTTACTAACCTTTGCTCTTCAAGTCGCAAGAGGAATGGAATACCTGGCATCTAAAAAGGTCAGTGGATGGGCTCTCATGATCCAACATTCTTTAATATTATGTTCTGCCTGGTATTGTGCAAGTAGGTagttattttggaatttggattaATGCATAAGTATGtatgaatgaatc
This region of Planococcus citri chromosome 5, ihPlaCitr1.1, whole genome shotgun sequence genomic DNA includes:
- the LOC135848630 gene encoding plexin-A4-like; this encodes MYFNSQSPSECFSIFLIILLGLQPEGVTLLSSQVKVFSDNSTLKFNKLAVADESVRSIFVGAVNRLYQLSFDLELLANITTGPFSTNSSFTKPGYNENVNPKSMDNHNKILLVYGGFSNKRLITCGTLQFCSIYYLDKPISESNAIKVFEPVVTNAHTASTVATIKTFWDTRDYNAEIYTLWTAQSRSNLTQPFEVPALAVRNLPSFKLSNNSSKILFNSEYRDKYIINYIYEFHIDMRMFYDKTFILTTQQSSATETSPYISKIIRICNEGDGKDLVSGYAEIPIECIVEGERPYNLVQAAYFLCTNAGENLLFAIFSQSENMNSQKPNNRSALCMYSLEDIDRKFDENIKNCFDGNGNPGLEFISPGRQCIKDSNDKDSCPSGINMPIGGSIPIKMPSLLTFDAHLTAIAARRLVQALHIDVFVGTSTGHLKKIIVADSTSSCEYDDVTIDEQSSVNADLLFSSYTLEDLIVMTEHKLTKVHLEEVQFNCSMFRTYDDCVQSNTICNYWCSHTDECTFTKCGCDIRIHYWKLKYDTIKSNNYAIIQPGDLEYLRHDISTTVKLSTSAFFDQILLKFKEFIYCMIAGENFNITFIASVGERMAEYVIGCSFPNSSLAVPSDSRFSLTLSIISTNKNIPFVWSTNISFHDCSAHTSCFECTDSMSPCYWRTDKRKCMFKHTVKKHQKTVNHSNTLTKSCIDAAIPTISSFKPTKISFKGGTVITIRGENLGYSFKDIMNPINISGVPCIPIDEQFEPMNKVVCFIKKSIPLIIKEEHYGTRKIETNYSVGEGPVEMMVNYVLASSRKNFTFAVPKIHSMFPLSGSVSGGTKLTIVGEDLDAGRLISVHIGKIQCFIFSLETAKIECITSPCYMCNKLLQYDVSITVDRVFRESKPSFQYINDYDHDVDGLNLKPKSIPAGGIAIKTGFKDFSDTRKKYFIQCEKTSFNGSCEILPVSADIVCKSPYIPGIKSDLINPNYPLSLNCSVIWTDSSDLSKSIVSGNVLVSLNPNPEFHNFSTRFEEFTGTEFIIIKGNNVNKSCQVMDVHVKVGNYSCSIISLSLNEIICILSRPNLTSLIFEDNLNQVREESENIQFVNWSDNLDHARDEFEKIAFITVSIGEHFENIVFKANTSTNNKGDTSANNSSVKLIIYIVVTVSIFLIFTFIIVGKVYLKNSQTMKQMQRRMNKMGMDAISMRQGIKQVIIENQIQLDGHLADMLNLPNVMIEANASYEGPTTELATSVEYVLPLDEKWEFLRGNLTLGKDLGEGEFGKVVQGEAVGILEENVTTTVAVKMLKDSHSDSDMVDLVKEMEILKLIGAHENVLRLLGCSTQNGPLLIITEFAQYGNLLDFLRKRHHFVYQNASEVLAEQILLTFALQVARGMEYLASKKCIHRDLAARNILVSHDFVLKIADFGLARNIQSKEYYKKKTKGRLPVKWMAPEALSHLLFTTQSDVWSYGILLWEILSLGGVPYPTFRSMDKLIKDLKSGYRLEQPPNCSLKTYNLMCECWHYLPEKRPHFSSIAEELCEMLPNEVLDQHASENFWLNSTESNSGNTKNESNSSDTESEYNSSNTESDSNSSDNENEVDNLLP